In Haloterrigena turkmenica DSM 5511, a single genomic region encodes these proteins:
- a CDS encoding four-helix bundle copper-binding protein, translated as MALQQIDHADDHMQECIDNCLEAAQVCEWCADACADEDGMARCIRLCRDVADIASLHARFMARNSSYHEELGEICADLCEECAEECEQHDHDHCQACAEILPKCAESCREMASA; from the coding sequence ATGGCGCTTCAACAGATCGACCACGCGGACGACCACATGCAGGAGTGTATCGACAACTGTCTCGAGGCCGCCCAGGTCTGCGAGTGGTGTGCCGACGCCTGTGCAGACGAGGACGGGATGGCCCGCTGTATCCGGCTCTGCCGTGACGTGGCCGATATCGCGTCGCTGCACGCGCGCTTCATGGCCCGCAACTCGAGCTACCACGAGGAGTTGGGCGAGATCTGTGCCGACCTCTGCGAGGAGTGCGCTGAGGAGTGCGAACAGCACGACCACGACCACTGTCAGGCCTGCGCGGAGATTCTGCCGAAGTGTGCCGAGAGCTGTCGGGAGATGGCGTCGGCCTGA
- a CDS encoding NOG1 family protein, with amino-acid sequence MIFEDLPTTPTSEELIDKAFSRAARAGKAKRGLEAQQSMLQTAANIISDNLENVVTAWPDFEYDAHPFYYELADAIVDVDKLRQSLSEVMWASRKAREIHEEYQPRLRKTDVDTARKHRKQAFARLADIVEQIDDELLYINESRNDLRDLPEIDPDEPTIVVAGYPNVGKSSFVNDVTSARGETASYPFTTKGIGLGHFEHEHLRYQLVDTPGLLDRPPAERNEIESQAVSAIEHLADCMLVMIDPSGECGYPLESQLELRDSIVAQFDSVPVLTIANKIDRREVWDEDLLDELNADYTMSVETGEDVETVLEAAIEAVDYEPELPFEE; translated from the coding sequence ATGATTTTCGAAGACCTTCCGACGACGCCCACGTCGGAAGAGCTGATCGACAAGGCGTTTTCGCGGGCGGCGCGGGCCGGTAAGGCCAAACGCGGCCTCGAGGCCCAGCAGTCGATGCTCCAGACGGCGGCCAACATCATCTCGGACAACTTAGAGAACGTCGTGACAGCGTGGCCGGACTTCGAGTACGACGCCCACCCGTTCTACTACGAACTCGCGGACGCGATCGTCGACGTCGACAAACTCCGCCAGAGCCTCTCCGAAGTGATGTGGGCCAGCCGGAAGGCCCGCGAGATCCACGAGGAGTACCAGCCCCGCCTGCGCAAGACCGACGTGGACACCGCGCGCAAGCACCGCAAGCAGGCCTTCGCCCGGCTCGCGGACATCGTCGAGCAGATCGACGACGAGCTCCTGTACATCAACGAGTCGCGAAACGATCTGCGCGACCTGCCGGAGATCGACCCCGACGAGCCGACTATCGTCGTCGCCGGCTACCCCAACGTCGGCAAGTCCTCGTTCGTCAACGACGTCACCAGCGCCCGGGGCGAGACCGCTTCCTACCCCTTCACCACGAAGGGGATCGGTCTCGGTCACTTCGAGCACGAGCACCTCCGCTACCAGCTCGTCGACACGCCGGGACTGCTCGACCGCCCGCCGGCCGAGCGCAACGAGATCGAGTCCCAGGCGGTCAGCGCCATCGAGCACCTCGCGGACTGCATGCTCGTGATGATCGATCCCAGCGGCGAGTGTGGCTACCCCCTCGAGTCCCAGCTCGAGCTTCGAGACTCCATCGTCGCCCAGTTCGACTCCGTCCCCGTCCTCACCATCGCGAACAAGATCGATCGCCGAGAGGTCTGGGACGAGGACCTGCTCGACGAACTGAACGCCGACTACACCATGAGCGTCGAGACCGGGGAGGACGTCGAGACGGTGCTCGAGGCGGCCATCGAGGCGGTCGACTACGAGCCCGAACTCCCCTTCGAGGAGTAA
- a CDS encoding polysaccharide deacetylase family protein has protein sequence MSGFGRRDVCRLGATGALTVAGLGTAGTGAVVGSAESNTNGRVVFVYDDSWREDWTDTFPVHQDEGVPACCAAVVDHVDTSWGLLPEHLREMEDAGWEIMAHTASHVAVGNLYLTAPAAAGDERLSLDGSFLAEHEGEEIVISDGDRTVENAVAGGGRNDDDGIYLDLAEPIGESFDAETAYVRFTEDRIRDEVVGSKDALEDMGVEVDGFVSPFGRSDGLVEDLVRDHYAAFANRGGNGLNALEGLDPHALGRSSIDGHAVTEAEIESFFDNVAANDTLGIAVGHSQFDETSPERIRFAIRAAKERDLEIVTLRAALADLEDREEDGDGTAADPSESDETDGAGGESNESDESNDDSLPGFGIASTLAGLGTAGYLLSNRRRDDERS, from the coding sequence ATGAGCGGGTTCGGGCGACGCGACGTCTGCCGGCTCGGCGCGACGGGCGCGTTGACGGTGGCCGGCCTCGGGACTGCCGGAACCGGAGCGGTCGTCGGTTCCGCCGAATCGAACACGAACGGTCGCGTCGTGTTCGTTTACGACGATAGCTGGCGCGAGGACTGGACCGACACGTTCCCCGTCCATCAGGACGAGGGAGTCCCCGCCTGTTGTGCGGCTGTCGTCGACCACGTCGACACCTCCTGGGGGCTGCTCCCGGAACACCTGCGGGAGATGGAGGACGCGGGCTGGGAGATCATGGCCCACACCGCGAGTCACGTCGCGGTCGGCAACCTCTATCTGACCGCGCCGGCCGCGGCCGGCGACGAACGGCTCTCTCTCGACGGGAGCTTCCTCGCCGAACACGAGGGCGAGGAGATCGTGATCAGCGACGGCGACCGAACCGTCGAGAACGCCGTCGCCGGCGGCGGCCGAAACGACGACGACGGGATCTACCTCGACCTCGCGGAGCCGATCGGCGAGTCGTTCGACGCGGAGACCGCGTACGTCCGCTTCACCGAGGACCGGATCCGAGACGAGGTCGTCGGCTCGAAGGACGCGCTCGAAGATATGGGCGTCGAGGTCGACGGGTTCGTCTCGCCGTTCGGTCGCAGCGACGGGCTGGTCGAAGACCTCGTTCGGGACCACTACGCCGCGTTCGCGAACCGCGGTGGCAACGGACTGAACGCGCTCGAGGGACTCGATCCGCACGCGCTCGGTCGCTCGAGCATCGACGGACACGCGGTGACCGAAGCCGAGATCGAGTCCTTCTTCGACAACGTCGCCGCGAACGATACCCTCGGCATCGCGGTCGGTCACAGCCAGTTCGACGAGACGTCCCCCGAACGGATCCGGTTCGCGATTCGGGCGGCGAAAGAGCGCGATCTCGAGATCGTGACGCTTCGAGCGGCGCTGGCCGATCTCGAGGACCGGGAGGAGGACGGCGACGGGACCGCCGCGGATCCGAGTGAGAGCGATGAGACCGACGGGGCCGGTGGAGAATCCAACGAGAGCGACGAGAGCAACGACGATTCGCTGCCGGGATTCGGGATCGCCAGCACGCTCGCCGGCCTCGGGACCGCAGGGTATCTCCTCTCGAATCGCCGACGCGACGACGAGCGATCCTGA
- the ddh gene encoding D-2-hydroxyacid dehydrogenase yields the protein MQFELERLGVHDSVEAVFPPSELADFLADLPATVDVVGDDEIAACDAVVTLEHREAFLECDWVHSIQAGVDRFPFDEFEANDVVLTNSTGIHDRTVGETVAGYLLSFSRRLHDLLANQRERRWERPAWDDGFTLPGKTACVVGTGTLGRGVAETLGGLGLEVWGVRRSDEPVPGFDEIYTNDWLLEAVGDADFVIVTVPLTDETHHLFDAEAFDAMRADAYFVNVARGPVVDEPALIDALESDAIAGAALDVFEEEPLPEDSPLWAMDEVIVTPHCAAYTRDYFRDVGEIVRENVSRLETGEELYNRVV from the coding sequence ATGCAGTTCGAACTCGAGCGACTCGGCGTACACGACTCGGTCGAGGCGGTGTTTCCGCCGTCGGAACTCGCGGACTTCCTCGCCGATCTCCCCGCCACCGTCGACGTGGTCGGTGACGACGAGATCGCGGCCTGCGACGCCGTGGTCACCCTGGAGCACCGCGAGGCGTTCCTCGAGTGCGACTGGGTGCACTCCATTCAGGCTGGCGTCGATCGATTCCCGTTCGACGAGTTCGAGGCCAACGACGTGGTACTGACGAACAGTACGGGCATCCACGACCGGACGGTCGGGGAGACGGTCGCGGGCTACCTGCTCTCGTTCTCGCGGCGACTCCACGACCTCCTCGCCAACCAGCGGGAGCGCCGCTGGGAGCGCCCCGCGTGGGACGATGGGTTCACGCTGCCGGGCAAGACCGCCTGCGTCGTCGGCACCGGGACGCTCGGTCGGGGAGTCGCGGAGACCCTCGGCGGACTCGGACTCGAGGTATGGGGCGTTCGACGGTCGGACGAGCCCGTCCCCGGTTTCGACGAGATCTACACGAACGATTGGCTACTCGAGGCCGTCGGAGACGCCGACTTCGTGATCGTGACGGTACCGCTGACCGACGAGACTCACCACCTCTTCGACGCCGAGGCGTTCGACGCGATGCGCGCGGACGCCTACTTCGTCAACGTCGCTCGCGGCCCGGTCGTCGACGAACCGGCGCTGATCGACGCCCTCGAGTCCGACGCCATCGCGGGCGCGGCGTTGGACGTCTTCGAAGAGGAGCCCCTGCCCGAGGACTCCCCGCTGTGGGCGATGGACGAGGTGATCGTCACACCTCACTGCGCGGCCTACACGCGGGACTACTTCCGTGACGTCGGTGAGATCGTCCGCGAGAACGTCTCCAGACTCGAGACCGGCGAGGAATTATACAACCGCGTCGTCTGA
- a CDS encoding ribbon-helix-helix protein, CopG family: protein MTERVTVSLDEDSHAALETLLSETNHGQSELVRRALTFYAANFEAASGRPSDNLEQYYRMLTSGEHVLLDVDFLHAFLEHCYDGGDPDPEFVAAADRVSDYHAREYAQRFESVGEVLEWLSFCGFLEVRREEGDVYHIVFPSEAIRWFMTRFLERSTVDMPTEIEIDRGVSKVIVTERPD, encoded by the coding sequence ATGACCGAACGTGTCACGGTATCTCTCGACGAAGATTCGCACGCGGCCCTCGAGACGCTGCTGTCCGAGACCAATCACGGACAGAGCGAACTCGTTCGCCGGGCGCTGACGTTCTACGCGGCGAACTTCGAGGCGGCCAGCGGCCGGCCCAGCGACAACTTAGAGCAGTACTACCGGATGCTGACCTCCGGCGAACACGTCCTGTTGGACGTCGACTTCCTTCACGCCTTCCTCGAGCACTGCTACGACGGCGGTGACCCCGACCCGGAGTTCGTGGCGGCGGCCGACCGCGTCTCCGACTACCACGCCCGCGAGTACGCCCAGCGGTTCGAGAGCGTCGGCGAGGTGCTCGAGTGGCTCTCGTTCTGTGGCTTCCTCGAGGTGCGCCGCGAGGAGGGCGACGTCTACCACATCGTCTTCCCGTCGGAAGCGATCCGCTGGTTCATGACCCGTTTCCTCGAGCGCAGCACCGTCGACATGCCGACGGAGATCGAAATCGACCGGGGCGTCTCGAAGGTGATCGTCACCGAGCGGCCGGACTGA
- a CDS encoding NUDIX domain-containing protein, with the protein MSDSPGAGRGRDGNESGGGDESDATRVVTAFLRNRGAVLLLRRSDAVGTYRGQWGGVSGFAEGQPDEQVSVEIREETGLEPGKSVSFVRSGRPVEFEDADLEREWVVHPYLFDCETREIELSEEHDAFEWAAPTAMLDLESGPDDENGLETAVGDEIGETVPELWTAYERVAPTVRSIAADDEHGAASLSIRALEVLRDRAGLLVAEREATSSPRDDERGTRAFGTDPEEEWDELAELAGRLLEARPSMAVLRNRVNRTMADAADVADGDETAVSAPYVLESALSNVDRALTADEDAAANAGARIDGAVMTLSRSGTVLETLRGVAPSRVFVAESRPAREGIDVAEELAASDDVDCPVAVHTDAAAAHILASEDVDRVVVGADTVLPDGAVVNKTGTRGLAIAAAREGVPVSVVAATDKVSTREGVNLESGDRSAVYDGEAAVDVVNPTFDVTPADCVDEVVTERGTLETGDIGEIVEELRRLETWRTGREPTNRETTDRNPSRE; encoded by the coding sequence ATGAGTGACTCACCGGGTGCGGGTCGCGGTCGCGACGGAAACGAATCGGGCGGCGGAGATGAGTCGGACGCGACCCGCGTCGTCACCGCCTTCCTCCGAAACCGCGGCGCGGTCCTCCTGTTGCGACGCAGCGACGCCGTCGGCACGTATCGGGGACAGTGGGGCGGCGTTTCGGGGTTCGCGGAGGGCCAGCCGGACGAGCAAGTTTCCGTCGAGATCCGCGAGGAGACTGGTCTAGAGCCCGGCAAATCGGTTTCGTTCGTCCGCTCCGGACGCCCCGTCGAGTTCGAAGACGCCGACCTCGAGCGCGAGTGGGTCGTCCATCCCTATCTCTTCGACTGCGAGACCCGCGAGATCGAACTGAGCGAGGAACACGACGCCTTCGAGTGGGCCGCCCCGACGGCGATGCTCGACCTCGAGTCCGGGCCGGACGACGAGAACGGACTCGAGACCGCTGTCGGTGACGAAATCGGCGAGACGGTTCCCGAACTCTGGACCGCCTACGAGCGCGTCGCCCCGACGGTCCGCTCGATCGCGGCCGACGACGAGCACGGCGCCGCGTCGCTGTCGATCCGCGCCCTCGAGGTGCTGCGCGATCGGGCCGGATTGCTCGTCGCCGAGCGCGAGGCGACGTCGTCGCCTCGAGACGACGAACGGGGAACCCGTGCGTTCGGCACCGATCCGGAGGAAGAGTGGGACGAGCTCGCCGAACTCGCCGGTCGGTTGCTCGAGGCCCGACCCTCGATGGCCGTTCTTCGGAATCGGGTCAATCGAACGATGGCCGACGCCGCCGATGTCGCAGACGGCGACGAGACCGCTGTCAGCGCGCCCTACGTCCTCGAGTCGGCGCTGTCGAACGTCGACCGCGCGCTGACGGCGGACGAAGACGCCGCGGCGAACGCCGGTGCGCGGATCGACGGCGCCGTCATGACGCTCTCGCGGTCCGGCACCGTCCTCGAGACGCTCCGCGGTGTCGCCCCCTCGCGCGTGTTCGTCGCCGAGTCCCGGCCGGCCCGGGAGGGGATCGACGTGGCCGAAGAACTGGCCGCGAGCGACGACGTCGACTGTCCCGTGGCGGTCCACACCGACGCGGCCGCGGCGCACATCCTCGCGAGCGAGGATGTCGACCGCGTCGTCGTCGGCGCCGACACGGTGCTCCCCGACGGCGCCGTGGTGAACAAGACCGGCACCCGCGGGCTGGCGATCGCCGCCGCCCGCGAGGGCGTGCCGGTCTCGGTCGTGGCCGCTACCGACAAGGTCTCGACGCGCGAGGGCGTGAACCTCGAGTCCGGCGATCGGTCGGCGGTCTACGACGGCGAGGCGGCGGTCGACGTGGTGAACCCCACGTTCGACGTGACGCCCGCCGACTGCGTCGACGAAGTGGTGACCGAACGCGGGACGCTCGAGACGGGTGATATCGGGGAGATCGTCGAGGAGCTGCGGAGACTCGAAACGTGGCGAACCGGTCGCGAGCCGACGAACCGAGAAACGACAGACCGAAACCCTTCGAGGGAGTAG
- a CDS encoding GNAT family N-acetyltransferase, which translates to MTSPRLSLREATSADAASIADVHEASICAFGSDGYDDEQVRAWLSNAHPERYPLEEDGFRVVVADHEADGVVGFGLLDCEPAGRDDPSTGEIGAVYVHPNHARRGIGRAMLEALESAARDAGLETLVLTASRNAVGFYERQGYEGVETVALEMQDDVALACLRMRTQLEDGQSR; encoded by the coding sequence ATGACTTCCCCTCGGCTCTCGCTCCGCGAGGCGACGTCCGCAGACGCCGCGTCGATCGCCGACGTCCACGAGGCGTCAATCTGCGCCTTCGGCAGCGACGGGTACGACGACGAGCAGGTCCGGGCGTGGCTCTCGAACGCCCATCCCGAGCGGTACCCGCTCGAGGAGGACGGCTTCCGCGTCGTCGTCGCCGACCACGAGGCCGACGGCGTCGTCGGCTTCGGTCTGCTCGACTGCGAACCCGCCGGCCGTGACGACCCGTCGACCGGCGAAATCGGGGCCGTCTACGTCCACCCGAACCACGCACGGCGGGGCATCGGCCGCGCGATGCTGGAGGCGCTCGAGTCGGCCGCCCGAGACGCGGGCCTCGAGACGCTCGTCCTGACCGCCTCACGGAACGCCGTCGGGTTCTACGAGCGACAGGGGTACGAGGGCGTCGAGACGGTCGCCCTCGAGATGCAAGACGACGTGGCGCTAGCGTGTCTGCGGATGCGGACGCAGTTGGAAGACGGACAATCGCGATAG
- the engB gene encoding GTP-binding protein EngB: MFDTRPDREAEVVLVGRSNVGKSTLMREITGHKFDTGGKPGVTRQPNHYDWAAEDFVVTDLPGFGFMSGVDEEYREEIKTDIVQYVEEYADNILVGVLVVDGKSVIDIIDRHSGPDEIPYDVEMFHFLRDVDVPTVVAVNKMDKVDDRDERLNDLCDRLGLYPPWKQWQETIAPITAKNGQISSLNEAVRTHLHEQNRDDLFKFF; this comes from the coding sequence ATGTTCGATACGCGTCCCGACCGCGAGGCGGAGGTCGTCCTCGTCGGTCGCTCGAACGTGGGGAAATCCACGCTCATGCGCGAGATCACGGGGCACAAGTTCGACACCGGCGGCAAACCCGGCGTCACGCGCCAGCCCAACCACTACGACTGGGCCGCCGAAGACTTCGTCGTCACCGACCTCCCCGGCTTCGGCTTCATGAGCGGCGTCGACGAGGAGTACCGCGAGGAGATCAAGACCGACATCGTCCAGTACGTCGAAGAGTACGCCGACAACATCCTCGTCGGCGTTCTGGTCGTCGACGGCAAGAGCGTCATCGACATCATCGACCGCCACTCCGGCCCCGACGAAATTCCCTACGACGTCGAGATGTTCCACTTCCTGCGGGACGTCGACGTCCCGACCGTCGTCGCCGTCAACAAGATGGACAAGGTCGACGACAGAGACGAGCGCCTGAACGACCTCTGCGACCGCCTCGGCCTCTACCCGCCGTGGAAACAGTGGCAGGAGACCATCGCACCGATCACCGCCAAGAACGGACAGATCAGCTCCCTCAACGAGGCCGTCCGCACCCATCTGCACGAGCAGAACCGGGACGATCTGTTCAAGTTCTTCTGA
- a CDS encoding flagellin: MVRTSVVQLLLFTAAISAATLFAGTIATEAGLYAQSVEGEGERDVATIDGEISLINHPEAGTTYNETADGVTIYAKNVGGASLEPAADLLIDGEYVLPVETRVLEGSDSVWREGSVLELTASASLEPGVHRAVVDADGARDRLEFEHRIAYWTSPAGQNGTADDCTAENCTVSLNESGGELTLEMATELDQPNESVTYASSNETVATVDPETGTTDADGTDSTTLHLHETGETTVTLDVGWDTDEILIRVEE, translated from the coding sequence ATGGTCCGAACCTCCGTCGTCCAGTTACTGTTGTTCACCGCCGCGATCAGCGCCGCGACGCTGTTCGCGGGCACCATCGCCACGGAGGCCGGGCTGTACGCCCAATCCGTCGAGGGCGAGGGCGAACGGGACGTCGCGACGATCGACGGCGAGATTTCGCTCATCAACCACCCCGAGGCCGGGACGACGTACAACGAGACCGCCGACGGCGTGACGATATACGCCAAGAACGTCGGCGGCGCCTCGCTCGAGCCCGCCGCCGACCTCCTGATCGACGGCGAGTACGTACTGCCCGTCGAGACCCGCGTTCTCGAAGGATCGGATTCCGTCTGGCGCGAGGGATCGGTCCTCGAGCTAACCGCCTCGGCGTCGCTCGAGCCGGGAGTCCACCGCGCGGTCGTCGACGCCGATGGTGCCCGGGATCGCCTCGAGTTCGAACACCGGATCGCCTACTGGACCAGCCCGGCCGGGCAGAACGGAACCGCCGACGACTGTACCGCGGAGAACTGTACCGTCTCCCTGAACGAGAGCGGCGGCGAACTGACGCTCGAGATGGCGACGGAGCTCGACCAGCCGAACGAATCGGTCACGTACGCGAGTTCCAACGAGACCGTCGCGACGGTCGATCCCGAGACGGGGACGACCGACGCGGACGGGACCGACTCGACAACGCTTCACTTACACGAGACGGGTGAAACCACCGTCACGCTCGACGTCGGGTGGGATACAGACGAGATCCTGATCCGCGTCGAGGAGTAG
- a CDS encoding metallophosphoesterase family protein, whose amino-acid sequence MPHVAIVSDTHVPTRERTIPDWVVDELERADHAIHAGDFDSNEAYERVVDLAGGPANLTAVRGNTDPATIDVPTTATLEVGGVTFVVTHGTGSPRGWHDRVVETARGEAGVDADPVAVAGHTHEVVDTTVDGVRVLNPGSATGASPADRATMLVATVENGSLAVEERTD is encoded by the coding sequence ATGCCGCACGTTGCCATCGTCTCCGATACGCACGTACCGACTCGAGAGCGGACGATTCCCGACTGGGTCGTCGACGAACTCGAACGCGCCGACCACGCGATCCACGCGGGGGATTTCGACTCGAACGAGGCCTACGAGCGAGTCGTCGACCTCGCGGGTGGGCCCGCGAACCTGACGGCCGTCCGCGGCAACACGGATCCCGCGACGATCGACGTGCCGACGACCGCGACCCTCGAGGTCGGCGGCGTGACGTTCGTCGTCACCCACGGCACCGGGTCGCCGCGCGGCTGGCACGACCGGGTCGTCGAGACCGCCCGCGGCGAAGCCGGCGTGGACGCCGATCCGGTCGCCGTGGCCGGCCACACCCACGAGGTCGTCGATACGACGGTCGATGGGGTCCGCGTGCTCAACCCCGGCAGCGCGACCGGCGCCAGCCCCGCCGACCGCGCGACGATGCTCGTCGCGACCGTCGAGAACGGATCGCTCGCGGTCGAGGAGCGGACCGACTGA
- a CDS encoding DUF5518 domain-containing protein — protein sequence MTNWRAVFVGFLLATVFGIVGLVLPGIGQLAAGLIGGFVAGYMAGGGLGSGLWHGLLAGSLGGIIGGLLIGVAVGLAGLALGPAGGAISGAAGLGIFAFAVVISLVMAVESAVAGAVGGVLNSGRSGRGGRNAY from the coding sequence ATGACCAACTGGCGCGCCGTGTTCGTCGGCTTCCTGCTCGCGACCGTCTTCGGAATCGTCGGCCTCGTCCTGCCCGGCATCGGCCAACTCGCCGCGGGGCTGATCGGCGGCTTCGTCGCCGGCTACATGGCCGGTGGCGGCCTCGGTAGCGGCCTCTGGCACGGGCTGCTCGCGGGCTCGCTCGGCGGTATCATCGGCGGCCTCCTGATCGGCGTCGCCGTCGGCCTCGCCGGACTCGCGCTCGGCCCCGCCGGGGGCGCGATCTCCGGCGCCGCCGGCCTCGGCATCTTCGCGTTCGCCGTCGTGATCTCGCTGGTAATGGCCGTAGAGAGTGCCGTGGCAGGTGCCGTCGGCGGCGTGCTCAACTCAGGCCGTTCCGGTCGTGGCGGGCGGAACGCCTACTAA
- a CDS encoding TIGR00341 family protein, producing the protein MRLVQLTVPTGKRETILEELDERGIDYVLTDEESNRGYTAVVYFPLPDPAVEPVLDELQDVGVDEDAYTVVVDAETVVSRRFEALREEYENGDVETDRISRQELQSEADSLTPTFAVYAIMTIISAVVATAGLFLDSPAVVVGSMVIAPLIGPALGLSVGSVIDDEELFRESLRYQIIGILLAIGAAAVFALLVRVTNIVPPGLNISTVGEISERLAPDLLSLVIALGAGVAGIISIATGTAVALVGVMIAAALIPPAAAAGIAIAWGEPSAAIGATVLVLVNVLSVNLAGLLTLWWAGYRPENLFSLGETEQRVRRRVLGLAVIVLVFAVFLGAITYSSYTVSTFEENANEEAELLLSEGEFAEYQLLELNVIMDESYPFIGPQRVVVTVGGPPGEASPELADRLHERINQHTDEEVDVQVRYVGLVER; encoded by the coding sequence GTGCGGCTCGTTCAGTTGACAGTACCGACGGGGAAGCGGGAGACGATCCTCGAAGAGCTCGACGAGCGGGGGATCGACTACGTCCTGACCGACGAGGAGAGCAACCGGGGGTACACCGCGGTCGTCTACTTCCCGCTGCCGGATCCGGCCGTCGAGCCGGTGCTCGACGAGCTCCAGGACGTCGGCGTCGACGAGGACGCCTACACCGTCGTCGTCGACGCGGAGACGGTGGTCTCGCGGCGCTTCGAGGCCCTCCGCGAGGAGTACGAGAACGGCGACGTCGAGACCGACCGCATCTCGAGGCAGGAGTTGCAGTCCGAGGCAGATTCGCTGACGCCGACGTTCGCGGTCTATGCGATCATGACGATCATCAGCGCGGTCGTCGCGACCGCGGGACTGTTTCTCGACTCGCCGGCCGTCGTCGTCGGGTCGATGGTGATCGCGCCGCTGATCGGACCGGCGCTCGGACTGAGCGTCGGCTCGGTGATCGACGACGAGGAACTGTTCAGAGAGAGTCTTCGTTACCAGATCATCGGCATCCTCCTCGCGATCGGCGCGGCGGCGGTCTTCGCGCTGCTGGTCAGGGTGACCAACATCGTGCCGCCGGGGCTCAACATCAGTACCGTCGGCGAGATCTCCGAGCGGCTCGCGCCGGATCTGCTCTCGCTGGTGATCGCGCTGGGTGCCGGCGTCGCGGGGATCATCAGCATCGCGACGGGGACCGCCGTCGCTCTGGTCGGCGTCATGATCGCGGCAGCGCTGATCCCGCCGGCCGCGGCCGCCGGTATCGCCATCGCGTGGGGCGAACCCTCCGCCGCGATCGGCGCGACCGTGCTCGTGCTGGTCAACGTGCTCTCGGTGAATCTCGCCGGGCTCCTGACGCTGTGGTGGGCCGGCTATCGCCCGGAGAACCTGTTCTCGCTCGGCGAGACGGAACAACGCGTTCGCAGGCGAGTGCTCGGACTGGCCGTGATCGTCCTCGTCTTCGCCGTCTTCCTCGGGGCCATCACCTACTCGTCGTACACCGTCTCGACATTCGAGGAAAACGCCAACGAGGAGGCCGAACTCCTGCTCTCCGAGGGGGAGTTCGCCGAGTACCAGCTCCTCGAGCTCAACGTAATCATGGACGAGAGTTACCCCTTCATCGGACCCCAGCGCGTCGTCGTCACCGTCGGCGGTCCGCCCGGCGAAGCGTCGCCCGAGCTGGCCGATCGGTTACACGAGCGGATCAACCAGCACACGGACGAGGAAGTCGACGTTCAGGTCAGGTACGTCGGGCTCGTCGAGCGCTGA